The Treponema medium genome has a window encoding:
- a CDS encoding ATP-binding cassette domain-containing protein, producing the protein MALLEVKDLKVHFPIRGGFFNTIQDYVRAVDGVSFQIEEGKTYGLIGESGSGKTTIGKAIVGLEQPTGGEIRFKDSLVNTKAQQKKIKYNENVQMVFQDVMSSLDPKKRIRDIIAEPIRNFERLSKHEELKKVLSLLQIVGIPPDGLYKYPYEFSGGQRQRIGVARSIAVNPRLIVADEPVSALDLSVQAQILNFLKEIQREFMLSYLFISHDLGVVKHMCDYIYIMYRGRFVEAGTRDDIYRNPMHIYTKRLIAAIPEMNVEIRDEYKKRRAEIEEIYERESERYFSPEGRVYDLKKISDTHYAALKD; encoded by the coding sequence ATGGCGTTATTGGAAGTAAAAGATTTAAAAGTACATTTCCCTATCCGCGGCGGCTTTTTCAATACGATACAGGATTATGTTCGGGCGGTGGACGGCGTTTCTTTTCAGATTGAAGAAGGAAAAACCTACGGTCTTATCGGGGAGTCCGGTTCGGGGAAAACCACTATCGGTAAAGCGATTGTCGGGTTGGAACAGCCCACCGGCGGCGAAATCCGCTTCAAAGATAGTCTTGTAAATACCAAGGCACAGCAGAAAAAGATTAAATATAACGAAAACGTTCAAATGGTGTTTCAGGACGTTATGTCGAGCCTTGACCCCAAAAAGCGTATCCGAGACATCATTGCGGAGCCTATCAGAAACTTTGAACGGCTTTCAAAGCATGAAGAATTAAAGAAGGTGCTTTCACTGTTGCAGATTGTCGGGATTCCGCCCGATGGCTTATATAAGTACCCGTATGAATTTTCGGGCGGACAACGGCAGCGTATCGGTGTTGCGCGTTCGATAGCGGTTAATCCGCGGCTCATTGTGGCGGACGAACCGGTTTCTGCGCTTGACCTTTCGGTACAGGCACAAATTCTCAACTTCCTTAAAGAAATTCAGCGTGAATTTATGCTGAGCTATCTGTTTATTTCGCACGACTTAGGCGTCGTCAAGCACATGTGCGATTATATCTACATTATGTACCGCGGCCGGTTCGTAGAGGCGGGAACACGGGATGATATTTATCGCAACCCGATGCATATCTATACCAAGCGGCTTATCGCAGCAATCCCTGAAATGAATGTCGAAATACGCGACGAATATAAAAAACGCCGTGCCGAAATTGAAGAAATATATGAGCGTGAATCGGAACGTTACTTTAGTCCCGAAGGGCGAGTGTACGATTTAAAGAAAATCAGCGATACCCATTACGCTGCGTTGAAGGATTAG
- a CDS encoding ABC transporter permease — protein MWKTIVRRILIMIPQLFILSVLVFLIGKMMPGDPFTGLVGNPNIKASRIEELREKAGLNDPWPVQYKNWMGRILLHGDFGVSYTYKIPVTDKIKLPAQNTLWLSLLTVVLTYAIAVPLGIRAGRYNGSKFDKAVLVYNFITYAIPTFILGLLSLLLFGYRLRIFPTSGFVGLEAMGNTGRYIASRIYHMLLPAITAAVLRTTGIVQYLRNEVIDAKSQDYVKTARSKGVPIDKVYTHHIFRNSLLPIAAFFGFTVTGLLAGSIFIETIFMYQGMGLLFIEAIMSRDYAIINALTLLYGTLALFGSLISDIIMIIVDPRIRIE, from the coding sequence ATGTGGAAAACAATAGTACGCCGTATCCTTATTATGATACCGCAGCTGTTTATATTGAGTGTTTTGGTTTTTTTGATCGGAAAGATGATGCCCGGCGATCCCTTTACCGGACTGGTCGGCAATCCTAACATTAAGGCAAGCCGCATCGAAGAGCTGCGGGAAAAAGCCGGTTTAAATGATCCGTGGCCGGTACAGTATAAGAACTGGATGGGGCGCATTCTGCTGCACGGCGATTTCGGCGTGTCCTATACCTATAAAATTCCGGTAACGGATAAAATCAAATTACCTGCGCAGAATACCCTGTGGCTTTCGCTTTTAACGGTGGTGTTAACGTATGCCATTGCCGTTCCGCTCGGTATCCGTGCAGGCCGCTATAACGGCTCGAAGTTTGATAAGGCGGTATTGGTCTATAATTTTATCACGTATGCAATCCCGACGTTTATTCTTGGGCTTTTGAGCCTTTTGCTGTTTGGTTATCGGCTGAGAATTTTCCCCACGTCGGGATTTGTCGGATTGGAGGCAATGGGGAATACCGGTCGTTATATTGCAAGCAGAATATATCACATGCTACTACCGGCCATTACGGCAGCAGTATTGCGCACGACGGGTATTGTGCAGTACCTGCGTAACGAGGTTATTGATGCAAAAAGCCAAGATTACGTTAAAACGGCACGGAGTAAGGGCGTACCGATCGACAAGGTGTATACGCACCATATTTTTCGGAACTCCCTATTACCGATAGCGGCTTTTTTCGGCTTTACAGTAACAGGTCTGCTCGCCGGTTCGATCTTTATCGAAACGATTTTTATGTATCAGGGAATGGGCTTGCTGTTCATCGAAGCGATTATGTCGCGCGATTATGCCATTATCAATGCGCTCACCTTATTGTACGGCACGCTTGCCCTGTTCGGCAGCTTGATTTCGGACATTATTATGATAATCGTCGATCCGCGGATTAGAATTGAATAG
- a CDS encoding ABC transporter permease, translated as MEKTAFDIDNIDEATLKEMSSVPSFWKIVKTEFKHDKAAIVALGILVIIFAVIIIGGFVLDTETVMKVSLRDKFSVPGKKFLLGADLGGRPILPQLIIGARNSILIAFSVTIITEIVGVFFGLITGFYGGRVDNIIMRICDFILILPVVMLIIVFVTIVPSYNIWTFIFIMSAFYWTGVTRLVRSKALSENHRDYVNASRIMGTGDFKIMYGGILPNIASIIIVDFTLGMAGNIGIETGMSFLGFGLPPTSPSLGTLIGYARDPGTISGKLWVWLPASILIMVLMLCINYVGQTIKRASDAKQRYK; from the coding sequence ATGGAAAAAACGGCATTTGATATTGATAATATAGATGAAGCGACGTTAAAAGAAATGTCTTCCGTGCCGTCGTTTTGGAAGATTGTAAAGACGGAATTTAAACATGATAAAGCGGCAATCGTTGCGCTTGGCATATTGGTTATTATCTTTGCGGTAATTATCATCGGTGGTTTTGTGCTTGATACGGAAACCGTTATGAAGGTGAGTTTACGGGATAAGTTTTCGGTACCCGGCAAAAAATTCCTGCTCGGGGCAGATCTCGGCGGTCGGCCGATTTTGCCACAGCTGATTATCGGAGCGCGCAATTCCATCCTCATCGCATTCAGCGTAACCATTATTACCGAAATCGTCGGCGTCTTTTTCGGCCTGATTACCGGTTTTTACGGCGGAAGGGTTGATAACATCATTATGCGTATTTGCGATTTTATTCTTATTCTGCCGGTTGTTATGCTGATTATCGTCTTTGTAACTATCGTACCGTCCTATAATATTTGGACGTTTATTTTTATTATGTCCGCTTTTTATTGGACGGGAGTTACTCGGCTTGTGCGCAGTAAAGCCTTATCTGAAAACCATCGCGATTATGTGAATGCCTCGCGCATTATGGGTACCGGAGATTTTAAGATTATGTACGGCGGAATTTTGCCGAATATCGCTTCCATTATTATCGTTGACTTTACGCTCGGTATGGCAGGTAATATCGGTATCGAAACGGGAATGAGCTTTTTAGGCTTCGGTCTCCCGCCGACATCGCCGTCGCTCGGTACGCTGATCGGCTATGCGCGCGATCCGGGAACCATTTCCGGCAAGCTGTGGGTATGGCTGCCTGCATCTATTCTTATTATGGTATTAATGCTGTGTATCAACTACGTCGGACAAACGATAAAACGCGCCTCCGATGCAAAGCAGCGTTATAAATAA
- a CDS encoding oligopeptide ABC transporter substrate-binding protein, with translation MSKGLKAAAFLCAVMLALASCGGKTEQKQAGGDGATDNTLKLLFPQVIEREGAAVGGTFVYGYAYDTPWKGVFNTFLYQDNPTLEVMRPRLGYFMTDGPNHEIRDGYCAMTFDREAKTATYHINEKLTWSDGVPVTADDIIFVYECIGHPDYTGVRYDSEFENVVGMVEYHKGEAKTISGLKKIDDKTVEVTFENFFPGILWGAGLTYYAEPAHYLKDIPLAEMASHDRVRKTPLSYGPFTINSMVEGDIIEYVPNPYWFGKKPAVDKLIVKRIAPTSVVAAIKAGEVDVIQFKNDIYDQLVELDDEGKTVLDENGKPKMKIDNIDIVGSIEGTYTYIGFKFGTWNKEKEMCEMFPDRSKFKDKALRHAIGYAMDNDGINAIYYHGLRVTANSFITPYHPGFYDPSRKGYSYDPEKAKKLLDEAGYKDVDGDGYRETPDGKPLKINFLFMSGSDVAAPMANYYIQNWKDVGLNVALNDGRLIEFNAFYDKLLDDDPTVEMYSAAWGVGSNPEPTGLYGKVAQFNLERWVNEKNEELLAQITSEAAFDEAFRAQAYKEWDENILEEAPAIPTAYRMELYAVNKRAKNWDKRFVTDWDWCDLALISDKPAVNTMK, from the coding sequence ATGTCAAAAGGTTTAAAGGCTGCTGCGTTTTTATGCGCGGTAATGTTGGCTCTTGCAAGCTGCGGCGGAAAAACGGAACAAAAGCAGGCCGGCGGAGACGGAGCAACGGATAACACATTAAAGCTGTTGTTTCCGCAAGTGATCGAACGGGAAGGAGCGGCGGTCGGCGGCACATTTGTATATGGGTATGCATACGATACACCGTGGAAGGGAGTGTTTAATACGTTCCTGTATCAGGATAATCCCACTTTGGAAGTAATGCGGCCGCGCCTCGGATATTTTATGACTGATGGCCCGAACCATGAAATTAGAGACGGATATTGTGCGATGACGTTTGACCGTGAGGCGAAAACGGCGACGTATCACATAAACGAGAAGCTTACGTGGTCGGATGGAGTACCGGTAACTGCCGATGATATTATCTTTGTGTATGAATGTATCGGCCATCCCGATTATACCGGTGTTCGCTATGACAGCGAGTTTGAAAATGTTGTGGGCATGGTTGAATACCACAAGGGCGAGGCAAAAACGATTTCCGGCCTCAAAAAGATAGATGATAAAACGGTTGAAGTTACCTTTGAAAACTTTTTCCCGGGCATCTTATGGGGCGCCGGACTTACCTATTATGCAGAGCCTGCTCATTATCTTAAAGATATACCTTTAGCGGAGATGGCATCCCACGACCGCGTACGGAAAACCCCTCTTTCCTACGGTCCGTTCACCATCAATTCGATGGTTGAAGGGGATATAATTGAATATGTACCTAATCCCTATTGGTTCGGGAAAAAGCCTGCCGTTGATAAGCTTATCGTAAAGCGAATTGCACCGACCTCCGTTGTTGCAGCGATAAAAGCAGGTGAAGTTGATGTTATTCAATTTAAGAATGATATATACGATCAATTGGTCGAACTTGACGATGAGGGTAAAACCGTCCTTGACGAAAACGGAAAGCCCAAAATGAAAATCGATAATATCGATATTGTCGGCAGTATCGAAGGTACGTATACGTACATCGGATTTAAATTCGGTACGTGGAATAAAGAAAAAGAAATGTGCGAAATGTTCCCCGACCGTAGTAAATTTAAGGATAAGGCACTGCGCCATGCTATCGGCTATGCAATGGATAACGACGGTATCAATGCTATCTACTACCACGGTTTGCGCGTTACCGCCAACTCGTTTATCACACCGTACCATCCCGGTTTTTATGACCCAAGCCGAAAAGGATACTCTTATGATCCCGAAAAAGCAAAGAAGTTGCTGGACGAAGCGGGTTACAAGGATGTCGACGGGGATGGATACCGCGAAACACCGGACGGAAAACCGCTTAAGATTAACTTCCTGTTTATGAGCGGCAGCGATGTAGCAGCTCCGATGGCGAATTACTATATCCAAAACTGGAAAGATGTCGGCTTAAATGTCGCGCTGAACGACGGCCGATTGATCGAGTTCAATGCGTTCTATGATAAGCTGCTGGATGATGACCCAACCGTAGAAATGTATTCCGCTGCATGGGGAGTCGGGTCGAATCCGGAACCGACCGGACTGTACGGGAAAGTTGCCCAGTTTAATTTGGAACGTTGGGTAAACGAGAAAAACGAAGAGTTGCTTGCTCAGATAACTTCTGAAGCCGCTTTTGACGAAGCATTCCGTGCTCAAGCTTATAAAGAATGGGACGAAAATATTCTTGAAGAAGCTCCGGCAATTCCGACTGCTTATCGTATGGAATTATATGCCGTAAATAAGCGGGCAAAGAACTGGGATAAACGTTTTGTTACCGACTGGGATTGGTGTGACCTCGCGCTGATCAGCGACAAGCCTGCCGTCAATACCATGAAATAA
- a CDS encoding PP2C family protein-serine/threonine phosphatase, translating into MIRKQQEFWGKLIIFTGISLVFSAFMFALSPRFSFLGRLISAKDLTLMVTQYRMLPNFSFFTRFGFAFAIFAIASIMASLGTVFLSRKVRERVYKETETALFETFINRLRFCYTRENLIEAVQQELEYKADCSVLLINTDTDLVVYSSTSAYVSDPDVYEKLAHRFSAEWLDHWGENIYLLDSDMQMTSDRKQARGLVIAYSSARLFIICRYIRAVEPEVFPQFFTEFKNYFGREKTLSQLLYYSELAQEWQMVANTQRAFLPQKIPALDKLEIGVYFRPLVNVSGDYYDIIPIDEDKTLIITGDVSGKGLAAALVMGVLVNTIRIMENKEDLAGLIFAVDSAIKRMNLLDKYTVVFLGLIDTKAMKIRYVNASMEAPMIFTRAAEGYKVKMLDSNCSVIGIIDIDSVTVAEKPLYRNDLLVITTDGIPEITNEEGVELGSNDLYIESIKSFASSDASSITSKVAELGLNYSAAKAFRDDTTILAVKLKG; encoded by the coding sequence ATGATACGAAAACAACAGGAGTTTTGGGGTAAATTAATTATTTTTACCGGCATCAGTTTGGTTTTTTCAGCTTTTATGTTCGCGTTGAGTCCCCGCTTTTCGTTTTTGGGACGGTTGATTTCGGCAAAAGACCTTACATTGATGGTAACACAATACCGGATGCTTCCTAATTTCAGTTTTTTTACTCGTTTCGGTTTTGCTTTTGCAATCTTTGCTATTGCTTCTATTATGGCCTCGCTTGGAACAGTCTTTTTATCTCGTAAGGTACGGGAAAGGGTGTATAAAGAAACGGAGACTGCTCTTTTTGAGACCTTTATCAACAGATTACGCTTTTGCTATACACGTGAAAACCTTATCGAAGCTGTTCAGCAAGAGCTTGAATACAAGGCTGATTGCTCTGTCTTGCTTATCAATACCGACACCGATTTGGTTGTATATAGCAGTACTTCGGCTTATGTTTCGGATCCCGATGTGTATGAAAAGCTGGCGCATCGATTCTCTGCCGAGTGGCTTGATCACTGGGGAGAAAATATTTATTTATTGGATTCCGATATGCAAATGACTTCCGACAGGAAACAAGCACGGGGTCTTGTTATTGCATATAGTTCTGCACGTCTTTTTATTATCTGTCGTTATATCCGCGCTGTTGAACCTGAAGTATTCCCGCAGTTTTTTACTGAGTTTAAAAACTATTTCGGACGTGAAAAAACACTTTCGCAACTCCTCTATTATTCGGAGCTTGCACAGGAATGGCAAATGGTTGCCAATACTCAGCGGGCATTCCTGCCGCAGAAAATACCGGCGCTTGACAAGCTGGAAATAGGTGTTTATTTCCGGCCGTTGGTAAACGTATCGGGAGACTATTATGATATTATCCCTATTGACGAAGATAAAACCTTGATTATTACAGGGGACGTTTCCGGAAAAGGTCTTGCAGCGGCACTTGTTATGGGGGTCCTTGTAAATACAATACGGATTATGGAAAATAAAGAAGATCTTGCCGGTTTGATCTTTGCTGTAGACAGCGCTATTAAGCGTATGAATCTACTGGATAAATATACCGTCGTGTTTTTAGGGCTCATCGACACTAAGGCTATGAAAATACGCTATGTAAATGCTTCAATGGAAGCGCCGATGATCTTTACTAGAGCGGCGGAAGGATATAAAGTAAAGATGCTTGATTCAAATTGTTCCGTTATCGGGATTATTGATATCGATTCGGTGACGGTTGCCGAAAAACCTCTGTACCGTAATGATTTGCTTGTTATTACGACGGACGGAATTCCCGAAATTACCAATGAAGAAGGTGTGGAACTTGGTAGTAATGACCTTTACATTGAATCAATTAAATCTTTTGCTTCGTCTGACGCATCGTCAATTACCTCAAAGGTAGCGGAATTGGGACTTAACTACAGTGCTGCAAAAGCCTTCCGCGATGATACCACTATTTTAGCAGTAAAATTAAAGGGATAA
- a CDS encoding PP2C family protein-serine/threonine phosphatase, whose translation MGLIFFTYFGAVLLLVNSSYLSFHQSNRISVLLNKITVPAAAFALCVAVSVHLVFYGQAGIQRVVTTCGIFFMLLASYHILDMVLVISEFKAYKVLQKINAVFHIAGMGLIVFYVGRFQWSPLKGFYFLQRDVVPGMSGIRLFMYIYIFFVPVLSIIICFVKMFFVKSNIHRQQLLLHGFAIGLALAIWIAENHYFMVFSWAFSFIPFGYVAMLALDNAIFSLTRVFDIKQILFGFIRFIFFTVLFAGAAGFATALIMQFIPSVGGWIALITVSCIILFFIRSFVAGKLEYVFGKTADYEVKLDAELQKLDFGKGHDTVLETFPRIMKQYITCKGLDILVSDENMNLQTVYSDFDHHNTLSANLPCFEYLLSQNNIVITKTELIANYLYESIRGELLDIFETTQTEILISMREGQKLIGCILLAPKTHSAEYNPYDIRVLSNMYSYFFLVIYYLRNISKQDITVTIDREVEMSDQIIGSIQNYKDTLEEHGFSMDSIAYSAHQLGGDFIDYITLNEKRAMFLIGDVSGKGLSASMSMVILKSIIHTYLQTISDFKELITKVNRFIKDNLPRGTFFAGLFGIIDFPTNTIYYLNCGIPLMSMYISSYKNAIEIQGEGRVLGFVKNIAPFLKVRKITMHKGDTIVFTTDGLLEATNLKGDRFGSDRVGRILQENNSANPSQIARTIYNSLLDFILRKIDDDVTILVLKYNQ comes from the coding sequence ATGGGTTTAATTTTCTTTACGTATTTTGGCGCTGTTTTACTCCTTGTAAACTCATCGTATCTTTCGTTTCATCAATCGAATCGTATTAGTGTCCTGTTAAATAAGATTACGGTACCCGCCGCTGCTTTTGCACTTTGTGTCGCTGTTTCCGTTCATCTGGTTTTTTATGGTCAAGCTGGTATACAACGAGTTGTAACGACGTGTGGTATCTTCTTTATGTTGCTTGCTTCTTACCACATCCTTGATATGGTGCTTGTTATTTCAGAGTTTAAAGCTTATAAAGTGCTTCAAAAGATTAACGCAGTATTCCATATTGCGGGTATGGGGCTTATTGTATTCTACGTCGGTAGATTCCAGTGGAGTCCGTTAAAGGGTTTTTACTTTTTACAGCGTGATGTTGTTCCGGGTATGAGCGGTATTAGACTCTTTATGTATATTTACATATTCTTTGTCCCGGTACTTTCAATCATAATATGCTTTGTCAAAATGTTTTTTGTGAAAAGCAATATTCATCGACAACAGCTCCTGTTGCACGGATTTGCCATCGGGCTTGCTCTTGCGATATGGATTGCAGAAAACCATTATTTTATGGTGTTTTCTTGGGCTTTTTCGTTTATACCGTTCGGGTATGTTGCTATGTTGGCGTTGGACAATGCCATATTTTCGTTGACGCGTGTTTTTGATATTAAGCAAATTCTCTTCGGTTTTATCCGGTTTATCTTTTTTACTGTTTTATTTGCCGGAGCTGCTGGTTTTGCAACAGCGCTTATTATGCAGTTTATCCCTTCGGTTGGCGGTTGGATAGCTTTAATTACGGTTTCGTGTATTATTCTTTTCTTTATTCGAAGTTTTGTTGCCGGTAAGCTTGAATATGTCTTTGGTAAAACAGCAGACTACGAAGTAAAGTTAGATGCAGAGCTGCAAAAACTCGATTTTGGTAAAGGTCACGATACGGTGTTGGAGACTTTTCCGAGAATTATGAAACAGTATATCACCTGTAAAGGCCTCGATATTCTTGTCAGCGATGAAAATATGAATTTGCAGACGGTGTATTCGGATTTTGACCATCATAATACATTGAGCGCAAACCTCCCTTGTTTTGAATATCTACTCAGTCAAAATAATATCGTTATTACCAAAACGGAGCTTATTGCTAATTATTTGTATGAATCGATACGGGGTGAACTGCTCGATATTTTTGAAACAACACAGACCGAAATTCTTATCAGTATGAGAGAGGGGCAAAAACTCATCGGTTGTATCCTATTAGCCCCTAAGACGCACAGTGCGGAGTACAACCCGTATGACATACGAGTATTGTCCAATATGTATTCGTATTTCTTTTTGGTAATCTATTACCTTAGAAATATTTCTAAGCAAGATATTACCGTTACGATTGACCGCGAGGTCGAAATGTCCGACCAAATTATCGGATCTATTCAGAATTATAAGGATACGCTTGAAGAGCATGGATTTTCAATGGATTCTATTGCATATTCCGCGCATCAGCTCGGCGGTGATTTTATCGACTATATTACGTTGAACGAAAAACGGGCAATGTTCCTTATCGGCGATGTTTCAGGTAAGGGATTAAGTGCGAGTATGTCGATGGTCATTTTAAAGTCGATTATTCATACCTATTTGCAGACAATCTCAGATTTTAAGGAATTAATAACAAAGGTAAACCGATTTATAAAGGACAATCTGCCGCGCGGAACTTTCTTTGCGGGACTTTTTGGTATTATCGACTTTCCGACTAATACGATTTATTATTTGAACTGCGGTATTCCGCTGATGTCAATGTATATCAGTTCATATAAGAACGCAATCGAAATTCAGGGAGAAGGCAGAGTTCTCGGCTTTGTAAAGAATATTGCGCCTTTCTTAAAAGTACGGAAAATCACCATGCACAAAGGAGATACGATTGTTTTTACGACTGACGGTTTGCTTGAGGCAACGAACTTAAAAGGAGACCGATTTGGCAGCGATCGTGTTGGCCGAATCCTGCAGGAAAATAACAGCGCTAACCCCTCTCAGATTGCTCGTACTATTTATAATAGCCTTCTGGATTTTATTTTACGTAAAATTGATGATGATGTTACTATATTGGTATTGAAATATAATCAATAA
- a CDS encoding STAS domain-containing protein yields MMDNLTITEKTNDAFVLLTVAGSINSYTYHEFETKVYNLIKEHSIVLDVSRVTNLSSSGLGILMAASEDGEELGHKIYILNPSEVVKLAIASTGFSEVFPIIRSLDEVK; encoded by the coding sequence ATGATGGATAACTTAACGATTACGGAAAAAACAAACGATGCGTTTGTTTTGCTGACGGTAGCCGGTTCAATAAATTCATACACGTATCATGAATTTGAAACAAAAGTTTACAACCTTATTAAAGAACACTCAATTGTACTTGATGTATCTCGGGTTACAAACCTATCCTCGTCAGGATTAGGAATCCTTATGGCTGCTTCCGAAGATGGGGAGGAGCTTGGTCATAAAATTTATATTTTGAATCCTTCAGAGGTTGTAAAGCTTGCGATTGCCTCCACCGGTTTTTCGGAAGTGTTTCCTATTATTCGCTCGCTTGACGAAGTAAAATAG
- a CDS encoding M15 family metallopeptidase, translating to MICLLSFFCVTAVDANMETQLRSFAYPSAIPVEMQRHISNNAVSFLADLQKILAVEKENLLILVDKQHLLPDGYTPQNLVRLDTGRAYIINRKDLSLTKTAEQALQEMALAAKQDGVTLIVSSSYRSYTYQKNLFDRYVRESGEKEAERFSARAGTSQHQLGTVVDFGSISDEFAQTRAGKWVLQNASKYGWSLSFPKGYEAVTGYVWESWHYRYIGVEACDFQQKWFGDIQQYMLEFIDAWKKQTR from the coding sequence ATGATATGTCTATTATCATTCTTTTGTGTAACGGCAGTTGATGCAAATATGGAAACGCAACTTCGCAGTTTTGCATATCCTTCTGCTATTCCCGTAGAGATGCAGCGTCATATTAGTAACAATGCAGTTTCCTTCTTAGCTGACTTGCAGAAGATCTTGGCTGTCGAGAAAGAGAATCTTTTGATATTGGTTGATAAGCAGCATCTATTGCCTGATGGATATACGCCGCAAAATCTTGTAAGGTTGGATACCGGTCGCGCCTATATCATTAACCGAAAGGATTTATCCCTGACAAAAACAGCGGAACAAGCCTTGCAGGAGATGGCGCTTGCAGCAAAGCAGGATGGGGTTACACTGATTGTCAGCTCCTCGTACCGTTCATACACATATCAGAAAAATTTATTTGATCGGTATGTACGGGAATCCGGTGAAAAAGAAGCGGAACGCTTTTCCGCCCGTGCGGGAACAAGCCAACACCAGCTTGGTACGGTCGTAGACTTCGGTTCCATCTCCGATGAATTTGCACAAACACGCGCCGGTAAGTGGGTACTACAGAACGCTTCAAAATACGGCTGGTCGCTTTCTTTTCCCAAAGGATACGAGGCGGTAACCGGCTATGTGTGGGAGTCATGGCACTACCGCTATATCGGTGTAGAAGCCTGCGATTTTCAGCAAAAATGGTTCGGCGATATTCAGCAGTACATGCTTGAGTTTATCGACGCTTGGAAAAAACAAACAAGATAA